The following are encoded together in the Xanthomonas sacchari genome:
- the creB gene encoding two-component system response regulator CreB — protein MLRAMSTPAAACVLVVEDESAIADTVLYALRSEGYAVRHCQLGREALAQLREGGIDVVVLDVGLPDLSGFEVCRTLRGFSQVPVLFLTARNEEIDRVLGLELGADDYMAKPFSPRELVARVRARLRRPAVVVGDADAGWQQHGDFAIDRDGRRIRWQGVVLDLTRYEYALLAALLQRPGAILSRAQLMDRGWDSSADSADRTVDTHIKTLRAKLRAAGAAHDPIRTHRGLGYALEA, from the coding sequence ATGCTGCGCGCCATGTCCACGCCTGCCGCCGCCTGTGTCCTCGTGGTCGAGGACGAATCCGCCATCGCCGATACCGTGCTGTACGCGCTGCGCAGCGAGGGCTATGCGGTGCGGCATTGCCAGCTCGGCCGCGAGGCGCTGGCGCAGCTGCGCGAGGGCGGCATCGACGTGGTGGTGCTGGACGTGGGCCTGCCGGACCTGAGCGGGTTCGAGGTGTGTCGCACGCTGCGCGGCTTCAGCCAGGTGCCGGTGCTGTTCCTGACCGCGCGCAACGAGGAGATCGACCGCGTGCTCGGCCTGGAACTGGGCGCCGACGACTACATGGCCAAGCCGTTCTCGCCGCGCGAACTGGTCGCACGGGTGCGGGCGCGGCTGCGGCGCCCGGCGGTGGTGGTCGGCGATGCCGACGCCGGCTGGCAGCAGCACGGCGATTTCGCCATCGACCGCGACGGCCGCCGCATCCGCTGGCAAGGCGTGGTGCTGGACCTGACCCGCTACGAGTACGCGCTGCTGGCGGCACTGCTGCAGCGGCCCGGTGCCATCCTCAGCCGCGCGCAACTGATGGACCGCGGTTGGGACAGCAGCGCCGACAGCGCCGACCGCACGGTCGACACCCATATCAAGACCCTGCGCGCCAAGTTGCGCGCGGCCGGCGCCGCCCACGACCCGATCCGCACCCACCGCGGCCTCGGCTACGCGCTGGAGGCCTGA
- the creC gene encoding two-component system sensor histidine kinase CreC, translating to MRLGLKLFLGFFLIVGVAAFFVMRVFVNEVKPGVRQAMESTLVDAANVLAQMAAQDLKDGRIASGRFARDLAAAQRRDPRAMVWRFPKHSVDYRVTLTDAAGVVVFDSRGQDIGRDNARWNDVYRTLRGEYGARSSPEADGDPNHTVMHVAAPVYDPAEPQRLIGVLTLSQPNRSIEPFIVASQRSILLRGAWLIGISALIGILMTWGLLRGIGRLNRYAQAVSAGAPVPPPPPRRDEIGDLGRALETMRRKLEGKQYVEQYVQSLTHEMKSPLAAIRGAAELLQEPLPEPERQRFVRNIAEQQQRLTETIDKLLALAEVEQHGWLQRREPVALAPLCADLVEALAPQLQARGLQLQVQALDPTLVVSGDPYLLRQALHNLLDNAIAFSPEGASIVLRAERGTDARVLLVVEDAGPGVPDYAQERVFERFYSLARPATGQRSSGLGLPFVREVARLHGGDANLRNRDGGGAVACLALPMT from the coding sequence ATGCGGCTGGGGCTGAAGCTGTTCCTGGGCTTCTTCCTGATCGTCGGCGTGGCCGCTTTCTTCGTAATGCGGGTGTTCGTCAACGAGGTCAAGCCGGGCGTGCGCCAGGCGATGGAATCGACCCTGGTGGACGCGGCCAACGTGCTGGCGCAGATGGCCGCGCAGGACCTGAAGGACGGGCGCATCGCCAGCGGCCGCTTCGCCCGCGACCTGGCCGCGGCGCAGCGGCGCGATCCGCGCGCGATGGTCTGGCGTTTCCCCAAGCACAGTGTCGACTACCGCGTCACCCTCACCGATGCGGCGGGCGTGGTGGTGTTCGATTCGCGGGGTCAGGACATCGGCCGCGACAACGCGCGCTGGAACGACGTGTACCGCACCCTGCGCGGCGAGTACGGCGCCCGCTCCAGTCCCGAGGCCGACGGCGACCCCAACCACACGGTGATGCACGTGGCCGCGCCGGTCTACGATCCGGCCGAGCCGCAGCGGCTGATCGGCGTGCTGACCCTGTCCCAGCCCAACCGCAGCATCGAGCCGTTCATCGTCGCCAGCCAGCGCAGCATCCTGTTGCGCGGCGCCTGGCTGATCGGCATCTCGGCGCTGATCGGGATCCTGATGACCTGGGGCCTGCTGCGCGGCATCGGCCGGCTCAACCGCTATGCGCAGGCGGTCAGTGCCGGTGCGCCGGTGCCGCCGCCGCCGCCGCGCCGCGACGAGATCGGCGATCTCGGCCGTGCGCTGGAGACCATGCGCCGCAAGCTGGAGGGCAAGCAATACGTCGAGCAGTACGTGCAGTCGCTGACCCATGAGATGAAGAGCCCGCTGGCGGCGATCCGCGGCGCCGCGGAGCTGCTGCAGGAGCCGCTGCCGGAGCCGGAACGGCAGCGCTTCGTGCGCAACATCGCCGAGCAGCAGCAGCGCCTCACCGAGACCATCGACAAGCTGCTGGCGCTGGCCGAGGTCGAGCAGCACGGCTGGCTGCAGCGCCGCGAACCGGTGGCGCTGGCGCCGCTGTGCGCCGACCTGGTCGAAGCGCTGGCGCCGCAGCTGCAGGCGCGCGGACTGCAGCTGCAGGTGCAGGCGCTGGATCCGACCCTGGTGGTATCGGGCGATCCCTATCTGCTGCGGCAGGCGCTGCACAACCTGCTCGACAACGCCATCGCCTTCTCCCCGGAGGGCGCGAGCATCGTGCTGCGCGCCGAACGTGGCACCGATGCGCGCGTGCTGCTGGTGGTGGAGGACGCCGGTCCGGGCGTTCCCGACTACGCGCAGGAGCGGGTGTTCGAGCGTTTCTATTCGCTGGCGCGGCCGGCCACCGGCCAGCGCAGCTCCGGCCTCGGTCTGCCGTTCGTGCGCGAGGTGGCGCGCCTGCACGGCGGCGACGCCAACCTGCGCAACCGCGACGGTGGCGGCGCGGTGGCCTGCCTGGCGTTGCCGATGACCTGA
- the creD gene encoding cell envelope integrity protein CreD, with protein MKSLKLLLRFATIGGLILLLLIPLMMIRGTVQDRQHYRDEAVERVSQSKAGEQRLLGPLRVIPWTQERDVAVLDADGKRVTKRETETGYVLQAPRRLQVEGELKPSQRHIGLFKVQVYSWHARLKAEFEDLDYAAADGRRYGTPYLAIGLQDVRGLVGTPNLRADGRALPLQPGSMGLAGVSKGVHAVLPALPDPQQGRLTDLHDVQMEFVLDGTQALSIVPVGDDNQIALSSPWPHPLFGGRFLPNERRISAQGFQASWALSSLATGAQAQVSAGGEDLDALRVDLVDPVDVYTQAERASKYGLLFVVLTFVAFGLFELIKRLPIHPLQYLLVGLALAIFFLLLLSLSEHIPFWQAYLVSAVACIGLQFFYLSGVLRSRLRAAGFASMLTVLYGALYGLLASEDNALLMGSLLLFGILGAIMWITRRIDWYELGASLR; from the coding sequence ATGAAATCCCTGAAGCTGCTGTTGCGATTCGCCACCATCGGCGGATTGATCCTGTTGTTGCTGATCCCGCTGATGATGATTCGCGGCACCGTGCAGGACCGCCAGCACTACCGCGACGAGGCGGTGGAACGGGTGTCGCAGAGCAAGGCCGGCGAGCAGCGCCTGCTCGGGCCGCTGCGGGTGATCCCGTGGACCCAGGAGCGCGACGTCGCGGTGCTCGACGCCGACGGCAAGCGCGTGACCAAGCGCGAGACCGAGACCGGCTACGTGCTGCAGGCGCCGCGGCGGCTGCAGGTGGAGGGCGAACTGAAGCCCTCGCAGCGCCATATCGGTCTGTTCAAGGTGCAGGTGTACAGCTGGCATGCGCGGCTCAAGGCCGAATTCGAGGATCTCGACTATGCCGCTGCCGACGGCCGCCGCTACGGCACGCCGTACCTGGCGATCGGCCTGCAGGACGTGCGCGGCCTGGTCGGCACGCCCAACCTGCGCGCCGACGGCCGCGCGCTGCCGCTGCAGCCGGGGTCGATGGGCCTGGCCGGCGTCTCCAAGGGCGTGCATGCCGTGCTGCCGGCGTTGCCCGATCCGCAGCAGGGTCGATTGACCGATCTGCACGATGTGCAGATGGAGTTCGTGCTCGACGGTACCCAGGCGCTGTCGATCGTGCCGGTGGGCGACGACAACCAGATCGCGCTGAGTTCGCCGTGGCCGCATCCGCTGTTCGGCGGGCGCTTCCTGCCCAACGAGCGCCGCATCAGCGCGCAGGGCTTCCAGGCGAGCTGGGCGTTGTCGTCGCTGGCGACGGGTGCGCAGGCGCAGGTGAGCGCCGGGGGCGAGGACCTGGATGCGCTGCGCGTGGATCTGGTCGACCCGGTGGACGTGTATACGCAGGCCGAGCGCGCCAGCAAATATGGTCTGCTGTTCGTGGTGCTGACCTTCGTCGCCTTCGGCCTGTTCGAACTGATCAAGCGCCTGCCGATCCATCCGCTGCAGTACCTGCTGGTCGGCCTGGCGCTGGCGATCTTCTTCCTGCTGCTGCTCAGCCTGTCCGAGCACATCCCGTTCTGGCAGGCCTATCTGGTCTCGGCGGTGGCCTGTATCGGATTGCAGTTCTTCTACCTGTCCGGGGTCTTGCGCAGCCGCCTGCGCGCGGCCGGCTTCGCCAGCATGCTCACCGTGCTGTACGGCGCGCTGTACGGCCTGCTCGCCTCGGAAGACAACGCCTTGCTGATGGGCTCGCTGCTGCTGTTCGGCATCCTCGGCGCGATCATGTGGATCACCCGCCGGATCGACTGGTACGAACTCGGCGCGTCGCTGCGCTGA
- a CDS encoding GNAT family acetyltransferase, which yields MHSPLSIQRLRGAGIVPFLDAVAQLRITVFRDWPYLYDGDLGYERDYLAAYAASPDSVFVLARDGDQVIGASTGLPLLDDAEAFAAAFAGSEIDPAEVFYFGESVLLLQYRGHGVGHAFFDEREAHARALGRFRLTAFCSVERASDDPRRPPDYRGNDAFWRKRGYQPQPALRMHLPWNEVDRGEMPHTLGFWTRALEPVA from the coding sequence ATGCACTCTCCGCTCTCCATTCAGCGCCTGCGCGGCGCCGGGATCGTGCCGTTCCTGGACGCGGTCGCGCAGTTGCGCATCACGGTGTTCCGCGACTGGCCGTACCTCTACGACGGCGATCTGGGCTACGAACGCGATTACCTGGCCGCCTACGCCGCCTCGCCGGACAGCGTGTTCGTGCTGGCACGCGACGGCGACCAGGTGATAGGCGCTTCCACCGGGCTGCCGCTGCTCGACGATGCCGAGGCGTTCGCGGCGGCCTTCGCCGGCAGTGAGATCGACCCCGCCGAGGTGTTCTATTTCGGCGAGTCGGTGTTGTTGCTGCAGTACCGCGGCCACGGCGTCGGCCATGCCTTCTTCGACGAGCGCGAGGCGCATGCGCGCGCGCTCGGCCGCTTCCGCCTGACCGCGTTCTGTTCGGTGGAGCGGGCGTCCGACGATCCGCGGCGGCCGCCGGATTACCGCGGCAACGACGCGTTCTGGCGCAAGCGCGGCTACCAGCCGCAGCCGGCCTTGCGCATGCACCTGCCATGGAACGAGGTCGATCGCGGCGAAATGCCGCATACCCTGGGTTTCTGGACCCGCGCGCTGGAGCCTGTCGCATGA
- a CDS encoding carbon-nitrogen hydrolase family protein produces MKVAVAKYPIGAPADFTAFADKQAALLGEAAQAGAQLAVMPEYLSLELAAIFGADVSARLPASLAAIQALHAPYLALFADLARRHRLHVVAGSFLLGDGQGRYRNRAYWFTPDGGHGWQDKLQLTGFEKATGLIDGGEALKVFEAEGVRAGVAVCYDSEFPLPVRAQYEAGARLLVVPSCTDTEAGATRVRVGCLARALENRIFVAQSVTAGVAEWSPALDVNTGEATLYAPMDAGFPADGIVAQTRGEQVWAIAELDFAAFEASRANAQVANDRDWRGQLAPAVVRAELSHFA; encoded by the coding sequence ATGAAAGTCGCCGTCGCCAAGTACCCGATCGGCGCGCCCGCCGACTTCACCGCCTTCGCCGACAAGCAGGCCGCGCTGCTGGGCGAGGCCGCGCAGGCTGGCGCGCAACTGGCGGTGATGCCCGAGTACCTGTCGCTGGAACTGGCCGCCATCTTCGGCGCCGACGTGTCGGCGCGGCTGCCGGCCTCGCTGGCGGCGATCCAGGCGCTGCATGCGCCGTACCTGGCCTTGTTCGCCGACCTGGCACGGCGCCATCGCCTGCACGTGGTCGCCGGCAGCTTCCTGCTCGGCGACGGCCAGGGGCGCTACCGCAATCGCGCCTACTGGTTCACCCCGGACGGCGGCCACGGCTGGCAGGACAAGCTGCAACTGACCGGCTTCGAGAAGGCCACCGGCCTGATCGACGGCGGCGAGGCGCTGAAGGTGTTCGAGGCCGAGGGCGTGCGCGCCGGCGTGGCGGTCTGCTACGACAGCGAGTTCCCGCTGCCGGTCCGCGCCCAGTACGAGGCCGGGGCGCGTCTGCTGGTGGTGCCCAGTTGCACCGACACCGAGGCCGGCGCCACCCGCGTGCGCGTGGGTTGCCTGGCGCGGGCGCTGGAGAACCGCATCTTCGTGGCCCAGTCGGTGACCGCCGGCGTCGCCGAGTGGAGCCCGGCGCTGGACGTGAACACCGGCGAGGCCACGCTGTACGCGCCGATGGACGCCGGCTTCCCCGCCGACGGCATCGTCGCGCAGACCCGCGGCGAGCAGGTCTGGGCGATCGCCGAACTGGATTTCGCCGCGTTCGAGGCCAGCCGCGCCAATGCGCAAGTGGCCAACGACCGCGACTGGCGCGGGCAACTGGCGCCCGCCGTGGTGCGCGCGGAACTGAGCCATTTCGCGTAG
- the gltX gene encoding glutamate--tRNA ligase, translated as MACRTRFAPSPTGYLHIGGARTALYCWLEARHRGGEFVLRIEDTDRERSTQAAIDAILEAMEWLGLDYDEGPIYQTRRLDRYREVAEQLLVQGKAYYAYETREELDAMREAAMARQEKPRYNGAARELNLPYRDDPNRVIRFKNPTEGVVAFDDLIKGRIEIANSELDDMVIFRPDGYPTYNFAVVVDDWDMGITEVIRGDDHINNTPRQINIYQALGAPVPKFAHMPMILDEQGAKLSKRTGAADVMQYKDAGYLPHALINYLARLGWSHGDQELFGRQELIDLFDVKDVNSKAARLDMAKLGWVNQHYLKSDDPATIAPQLEFQLRKLGIDPAAGPAAAEVVVALRERVQTLKEMAEKAEVWYRPLTSYDDAAVAKHFKPGAELALGKARELLAALPQWSLDGVAAALHDTAAALEIGMGKVAQPLRVAITGTQVSPDISQTVYLAGREEALKRIDAALIKIPAGS; from the coding sequence ATGGCCTGCCGCACCCGTTTTGCCCCCAGTCCCACCGGTTACCTGCACATCGGCGGCGCGCGCACCGCGCTGTACTGCTGGCTGGAGGCGCGCCACCGCGGCGGCGAATTCGTGCTGCGGATCGAGGACACCGACCGCGAGCGCAGCACCCAGGCGGCGATCGACGCGATCCTGGAGGCGATGGAGTGGCTGGGCCTGGACTACGACGAAGGCCCGATCTACCAGACCCGGCGCCTGGACCGCTATCGCGAGGTTGCCGAGCAGTTGCTGGTGCAGGGCAAGGCCTACTACGCCTACGAGACCCGCGAGGAACTGGACGCCATGCGCGAAGCGGCGATGGCGCGGCAGGAAAAGCCGCGCTACAACGGCGCCGCGCGCGAGCTGAACCTGCCGTACCGCGACGATCCCAACCGGGTGATCCGCTTCAAGAACCCGACCGAGGGCGTGGTGGCGTTCGACGACCTGATCAAGGGCCGCATCGAGATCGCCAACAGCGAACTGGACGACATGGTGATCTTCCGTCCCGACGGCTACCCCACCTACAACTTCGCGGTGGTGGTGGACGACTGGGACATGGGCATCACCGAGGTCATCCGCGGCGACGACCACATCAACAACACCCCGCGCCAGATCAACATCTACCAGGCGCTGGGCGCGCCGGTGCCGAAGTTCGCGCACATGCCGATGATCCTTGACGAGCAGGGCGCCAAGCTGTCCAAGCGCACCGGCGCGGCCGACGTGATGCAGTACAAGGACGCCGGCTACCTGCCGCACGCGCTGATCAACTACCTGGCGCGGCTGGGTTGGTCACACGGCGACCAGGAACTGTTCGGGCGGCAGGAGTTGATCGACCTGTTCGACGTCAAGGACGTCAATTCCAAGGCCGCGCGCCTGGACATGGCCAAGCTCGGCTGGGTCAACCAGCACTACCTCAAGAGCGACGACCCGGCGACGATCGCGCCGCAGCTGGAATTCCAGTTGCGCAAGCTCGGCATCGACCCGGCCGCCGGCCCGGCCGCAGCCGAGGTGGTGGTGGCGCTGCGCGAGCGCGTGCAGACCCTGAAGGAAATGGCCGAGAAGGCCGAGGTCTGGTATCGCCCGCTGACCAGCTACGACGACGCGGCGGTGGCCAAGCATTTCAAGCCGGGCGCCGAACTGGCGCTGGGCAAGGCCCGCGAACTGCTGGCGGCGCTGCCGCAGTGGAGCCTGGACGGCGTCGCCGCCGCGCTGCACGACACCGCCGCCGCCCTGGAGATCGGCATGGGCAAGGTGGCGCAGCCGCTGCGCGTGGCCATCACCGGCACCCAGGTCAGCCCGGACATCTCGCAGACCGTCTACCTGGCGGGGCGCGAGGAGGCCTTGAAACGCATCGACGCCGCGCTCATCAAGATCCCAGCGGGAAGCTGA
- a CDS encoding transcriptional repressor, with protein MSSKKTACTEPHHHVHDAADFVKVVERVSRERGLRLTPIRANVLRLIAEAGRPVKAYDLLEWVREGKGVGADAPPTVYRALDFLMANGFVHKLESVNAFVACHHPSSAQHSVPFLICDRCHSAVELEDRDVVAQLEQRAKALGFQPQAQTLEVHGLCAKCAG; from the coding sequence ATGTCCAGCAAGAAGACCGCCTGCACCGAGCCGCACCACCACGTCCACGACGCTGCCGACTTCGTCAAGGTGGTGGAGCGGGTCAGCCGCGAGCGCGGTCTGCGCCTGACCCCGATCCGCGCCAACGTGCTGCGGCTGATCGCCGAGGCCGGGCGCCCGGTCAAGGCCTACGACCTGCTGGAATGGGTGCGTGAGGGCAAGGGCGTGGGCGCCGACGCGCCGCCCACGGTGTACCGCGCGCTGGATTTCCTGATGGCCAACGGCTTCGTGCACAAGCTCGAGTCGGTCAACGCCTTCGTCGCCTGTCACCACCCGAGCAGCGCCCAGCATTCGGTGCCGTTCCTGATTTGCGACCGCTGCCACAGCGCAGTGGAACTGGAAGACCGCGACGTGGTCGCGCAACTGGAGCAGCGCGCCAAGGCGCTGGGCTTCCAGCCGCAGGCGCAAACTCTGGAAGTGCACGGGCTGTGCGCGAAGTGCGCGGGTTGA
- the rtcR gene encoding RNA repair transcriptional activator RtcR produces MDRPQVVFGMLGTQLDSGSGPGRWEKWRPTVALGMHEDFLLSRLELLTDLRRYQKLAQLVSEDLGQVSPDTQVQLHDTYLADPWDFEGVYATLHDFFAGYTFRPDEEDYYLHITTGSHVSQICGFLLTESRHFPGRLLQTSPPRKQGSGEAGAYTVIDLDLSRYDRIAQRFQQQQLQDRALLKSGIATRNAAFNRMIEQIETVATRSRAPMLLMGPTGAGKSQLAKRVFELKKLKHQLPGRFVEVNCATLRGDGAMSALFGHTKGAYTGAVSDRPGLLRSAHQGLLFLDEIGELGLDEQAMLLRALEEKRFLPVGSDREVESEFQLIAGTNRDLHQHVAQGRFREDLLARLNLWTYHLPGLAERREDIEPNLDFELERWSREQHQRVTFNREARSRYLAFATGAEARWHGNFRDLSASVMRLATLANAGRIQRELVEEEIERLRRQWRDGTPPSPLDALLGEAAAQLDRFDRVQLEDVVRVCATAKSLSQAGRELFAVSRTQRASTNDADRLRKYLARFGLDWEQVREGGRAAAQD; encoded by the coding sequence ATGGACAGGCCACAGGTGGTGTTCGGCATGCTCGGCACCCAACTGGATTCTGGCAGCGGCCCCGGGCGCTGGGAGAAGTGGCGCCCGACGGTGGCGCTGGGCATGCACGAGGACTTTCTGCTCAGCCGCCTGGAGCTGCTGACCGACCTGCGCCGCTACCAGAAGCTGGCGCAGCTAGTGAGCGAGGACCTGGGCCAGGTCTCGCCCGACACACAGGTGCAGTTGCACGACACCTACCTGGCCGATCCCTGGGATTTCGAAGGGGTGTACGCCACCCTGCACGACTTCTTCGCCGGCTACACGTTCCGCCCGGACGAAGAGGACTACTACCTGCACATCACCACCGGCAGCCACGTCAGCCAGATCTGCGGCTTCCTGCTGACCGAGAGCCGGCACTTCCCCGGGCGCCTGCTGCAGACCTCGCCGCCGCGCAAACAGGGCAGCGGCGAGGCCGGCGCCTACACCGTGATCGACCTGGACCTGTCGCGCTACGACCGCATCGCGCAGCGCTTCCAGCAGCAGCAACTGCAGGACCGCGCATTGCTGAAGAGCGGCATCGCCACGCGCAATGCGGCGTTCAACCGCATGATCGAGCAGATCGAGACCGTGGCCACGCGCTCCAGGGCGCCGATGCTGCTGATGGGGCCGACCGGCGCCGGCAAGAGCCAGTTGGCCAAGCGCGTGTTCGAACTGAAGAAACTCAAGCACCAGTTGCCGGGGCGTTTCGTCGAGGTCAATTGCGCCACCCTGCGCGGCGACGGCGCCATGAGCGCGCTGTTCGGCCATACCAAGGGCGCCTACACCGGCGCGGTCAGCGACCGCCCGGGGCTGCTGCGCTCGGCCCACCAGGGCCTGCTGTTCCTCGACGAGATTGGCGAGCTGGGCCTGGACGAGCAGGCCATGCTGCTGCGGGCGCTGGAGGAGAAGCGCTTCCTGCCGGTCGGCAGCGACCGCGAGGTGGAGAGCGAGTTTCAGCTGATCGCCGGCACCAACCGCGACCTGCACCAGCACGTCGCGCAGGGCCGCTTCCGCGAGGACCTGCTGGCGCGCCTGAACCTGTGGACCTACCACCTGCCCGGCCTGGCCGAGCGCCGCGAGGACATCGAGCCGAACCTGGACTTCGAACTGGAGCGCTGGTCGCGCGAGCAGCACCAGCGGGTGACCTTCAATCGCGAGGCGCGCAGCCGCTATCTCGCCTTCGCCACCGGCGCGGAGGCGCGCTGGCACGGCAACTTCCGCGACCTCAGCGCCTCGGTGATGCGCCTGGCGACACTGGCCAATGCCGGGCGCATCCAGCGCGAGCTGGTGGAAGAAGAAATCGAGCGCCTGCGTCGGCAATGGCGCGACGGCACCCCGCCCTCGCCGCTGGACGCACTGCTCGGCGAGGCGGCGGCCCAGCTGGACCGTTTCGACCGCGTGCAACTGGAAGACGTGGTGCGGGTCTGCGCGACGGCGAAGTCGCTATCGCAGGCCGGACGCGAACTGTTCGCCGTGTCCCGCACGCAGCGCGCCAGCACCAACGACGCCGACCGCCTGCGCAAATACCTGGCGCGGTTCGGACTGGACTGGGAGCAGGTGCGCGAGGGCGGGCGCGCCGCGGCACAGGACTGA
- a CDS encoding VWA domain-containing protein gives MANLSLFSSSRGALLPPATVRNDAGGAAYARSPQAALALYAATGCLNGTFYAGAEVQLQRVLGLCAQVDPAFVAQTAIYARQVAHMKDMPALLLATLTTRDPDLFARAFPRVIDNGRLLRNFVQIVRSGQLGRKSLGSRPKRLVRQWLQQASAQTIVQAAIGQQPSLADVIRMVHPKPADAEREALYAWVVGKPYREEALPALLQAYEAFKRAPSGPLPALPFQYYTALPLTTAHWAALARNASWQTLRMNLNTFARHGVFEDPAMVAQVAARLRDPAQIQRARVFPYQLLVASTAASQLPPPIGQALREAMEIATRQVPRLDGNVVVAVDVSGSMAAPVTGFRRGASSSVRCVDVAALIAACVQRVNPRATVLPFDTEVRSLRLRQRQDVIAQAQQLAALCGGGTSVSAPLLQLNAQRAPVDLLVLVSDNESWRDTRSGATATMQAWAELKARCPQARMVCIDLQPVATSQTVERDDILHVGGFSDAVFDLLATFAAEGAGTKRWVERIGSIVV, from the coding sequence ATGGCCAACCTCTCTCTGTTCTCGTCATCGCGTGGCGCGCTGCTGCCGCCGGCGACCGTGCGCAACGACGCCGGTGGCGCCGCCTATGCGCGCTCGCCGCAGGCGGCGCTGGCGCTGTACGCGGCCACCGGCTGCTTGAACGGCACCTTCTATGCGGGTGCCGAGGTGCAACTGCAGCGGGTGCTCGGGCTGTGCGCGCAGGTCGATCCGGCCTTCGTCGCGCAGACCGCGATCTACGCACGCCAGGTCGCGCACATGAAGGACATGCCGGCATTGTTGTTGGCCACGCTGACCACCCGGGATCCGGACCTGTTCGCACGGGCCTTCCCGCGCGTGATCGACAACGGCCGCCTGCTGCGCAACTTCGTGCAGATCGTGCGCAGCGGGCAACTCGGGCGCAAGTCGCTGGGGTCGCGGCCCAAGCGCCTGGTGCGGCAGTGGCTGCAGCAGGCCTCGGCGCAGACCATCGTGCAGGCGGCGATCGGCCAGCAGCCGTCGCTGGCCGACGTGATCCGCATGGTCCACCCGAAGCCGGCCGACGCCGAGCGCGAGGCGCTGTATGCGTGGGTGGTCGGCAAGCCGTACCGCGAGGAGGCGCTGCCGGCATTGCTGCAGGCGTACGAAGCATTCAAGCGCGCACCGTCCGGCCCATTGCCGGCGTTGCCGTTCCAGTACTACACGGCCTTGCCGCTGACCACGGCGCATTGGGCGGCGCTGGCCCGCAACGCCTCGTGGCAGACCCTGCGCATGAACCTCAACACCTTCGCGCGGCATGGGGTGTTCGAGGATCCGGCGATGGTGGCGCAGGTGGCGGCACGCCTGCGCGATCCGGCGCAGATCCAGCGCGCCCGGGTGTTCCCGTACCAGTTGCTGGTGGCCAGCACCGCGGCCAGTCAGTTGCCGCCGCCGATCGGCCAGGCGCTGCGCGAGGCGATGGAGATCGCGACGCGGCAGGTGCCGCGGCTGGACGGCAACGTGGTGGTGGCGGTGGATGTGTCCGGCTCGATGGCGGCGCCGGTGACCGGTTTCCGTCGTGGCGCCAGCAGCAGCGTGCGCTGCGTGGATGTGGCCGCGCTGATTGCGGCCTGCGTGCAGCGGGTCAATCCGCGCGCCACGGTGTTGCCGTTCGACACCGAGGTGCGGTCGCTGCGGTTGCGGCAGCGCCAGGACGTGATCGCGCAGGCGCAGCAACTGGCCGCGTTGTGCGGTGGCGGGACCAGCGTCAGCGCGCCGCTGCTGCAGTTGAACGCGCAACGTGCGCCGGTCGATCTGCTGGTGCTGGTGTCGGACAACGAGAGTTGGCGCGACACCCGTAGCGGTGCGACCGCGACCATGCAGGCCTGGGCCGAATTGAAGGCGCGGTGCCCGCAGGCGCGCATGGTCTGCATCGACCTGCAGCCGGTGGCCACCAGCCAGACGGTCGAACGCGACGACATCCTGCATGTCGGCGGCTTCAGCGATGCAGTGTTCGACCTGCTGGCCACGTTCGCGGCCGAAGGCGCCGGCACCAAGCGCTGGGTCGAGCGGATCGGCTCGATCGTGGTGTGA